The window CGGCCTCGATCGCTCAGGTGCATTTCGCCACCCTGCACAGCGGTGAGGACGTCGTGGTCAAGATCCAGCGACCGGGCATCCGCCGCCGGGTGGCGGCCGACCTGCAGATCCTCAAACGTTTCGCCCTGCTCGTCGAGTTGGCCAAGCTAGGCCGTCGGCTCTCCGCGCAGGACGTGGTGGCTGACTTCTCCGACAACCTGGCCGAGGAGTTGGACTTCCGCATCGAGGCGCGGTCGATGGAGGCCTGGGTGTCGGGCCTGCATGGTTCGCCGCTGGGCCGCAACATCCGGGTGCCGCTCGTGCACTGGGAGTTCACCAGCGAGCGGGTGCTGACGATGGAGCAGGTGCGCGGCGTGCGCATCGACGACGTCAAGGAGATCCGCAAGCAGGGCTTCGACGGCACCGAGCTGGTCAAGGCCCTGCTGTTCTCCACCTTCGAGGGCGGGCTGCGGCACGGCCTGTTCCACGGCGACCTGCATGCCGGCAACCTGCTGGTCGACGACGACGGCCGCATCGTGTTCCTCGATTTCGGCATCATGGGCCGCATCGACCCGCGCACCCGCTGGCTGCTGCGCGAGCTGATCTACGCGCTGCTGATCAAGAAGGACCATGCGACCGCAGGCAAGATCGTGGTGCTGCTCGGCGCGGTGGGCACCATCAAGCCGGAGGCACAGGCCGCCAAGGACCTCCAGGCGTTCGCCGAGCCCTTGACGCTCAAGACGCTCGGCGACATGTCGTATGCCGAGATCGGCAAGCAGCTCTCGACACTGGCCGATGCCTATGACGTCAAGCTGCCGCGTGAGCTGGTGCTGATCGGCAAGCAGTTCCTCTACGTCGAGCGGTACATGAAGCTGCTGGCACCCAAGTGGCAGATGATGAGCGACCCGCAGTTTTCCGGCTACTTCGCCAACTTCATGGTCGAGGTCAGCCGCGAGCATCAGAGCGACGTCGAGGTCTAGGACCTTGGAGATCCGCACCGGCACCGCCAAGGTTCCTCGGGGGCAGGAGCGCAGCGACTCGGGGGACGGACGAGACCAGGACCTGGAGATCTACTACGAGGACATCGGCAACCCCGGCGACCCGCCGGTGCTGCTGGTGATGGGCCTGGGCGCGCAACTTCTGTTGTGGCGCAACGGTTTCGTCGAACGCCTGGTCGATCAGGGCCATCGGGTGATCCGCTACGACAACCGCGACGTGGGGTTGTCGTCGAAGCTGCACGGCCGCCGCGCTGACGGTGCGCTGGTGCCCAGCCTGGCGCGTTCGTTTTTCGGGCTGCCGAGCAAGTCGGTGTACACCCTGGAACACATGGCAGACGACGCCGCGGCATTGCTCGACCATCTCGGGCTCGACCGCGCGCACGTCGTCGGCGCATCGATGGGCGGGATGATCGCGCAGATCTTCGCCGCACAGCACGCCCACCGCACGAACGCACTGGGAATCATCTCCTCGTCCAACAACTCCGCGTTGCTGCCGCCGCCGGCGCCGAAGGCATTGCTGTCGTTGATCACCGGCCCGCCGCCGAACTCCCCGCGCGAGGTCATCGTCGAGAACTCGATCCGGGTCAGCAGGATCATCGGCTCCCCTGGCTATCCGGCAACCGAAGAGAAGCTCCGCGCCGAGGCGATCGAGGCCTACGAGCGGGCGCACTACCCCCAGGGCATTGCGCGGCATTTCGGTGCGGTTCTCGGCAGCGGCAGCCTGAAACGCTACGACAAGCAGATCAGCGCGCCCACTGTCGTGATCCATGGCCGAGCGGACAAGCTGATGCGCCCGTCGGGCGGCCGCTCGATCGCGTCGGCAATCCCGAATGCGCGCCTCGTCCTGTTCGACGGTATGGCCCACGATCTGCCTGAAGCGCTGTGGGACGACATCGTCGGTGAGCTGAAGACCACATTTGCCGAGGTCAGCTAGCGCGCTTTCGGTCCCGGAAG is drawn from Candidatus Mycolicibacterium alkanivorans and contains these coding sequences:
- a CDS encoding ABC1 kinase family protein, whose product is MSSTKHREVAKLDRVPLPVEAARIGVTGWQLTRTGARVLTKLTGRGRFQDKVIREIPQTFADLGPTYVKFGQIIASSPGAFGEPLSREFRSLLDAVPPADTAEVHELFKKELGAEPTELFAEFEEQPFASASIAQVHFATLHSGEDVVVKIQRPGIRRRVAADLQILKRFALLVELAKLGRRLSAQDVVADFSDNLAEELDFRIEARSMEAWVSGLHGSPLGRNIRVPLVHWEFTSERVLTMEQVRGVRIDDVKEIRKQGFDGTELVKALLFSTFEGGLRHGLFHGDLHAGNLLVDDDGRIVFLDFGIMGRIDPRTRWLLRELIYALLIKKDHATAGKIVVLLGAVGTIKPEAQAAKDLQAFAEPLTLKTLGDMSYAEIGKQLSTLADAYDVKLPRELVLIGKQFLYVERYMKLLAPKWQMMSDPQFSGYFANFMVEVSREHQSDVEV
- a CDS encoding alpha/beta fold hydrolase yields the protein MEIRTGTAKVPRGQERSDSGDGRDQDLEIYYEDIGNPGDPPVLLVMGLGAQLLLWRNGFVERLVDQGHRVIRYDNRDVGLSSKLHGRRADGALVPSLARSFFGLPSKSVYTLEHMADDAAALLDHLGLDRAHVVGASMGGMIAQIFAAQHAHRTNALGIISSSNNSALLPPPAPKALLSLITGPPPNSPREVIVENSIRVSRIIGSPGYPATEEKLRAEAIEAYERAHYPQGIARHFGAVLGSGSLKRYDKQISAPTVVIHGRADKLMRPSGGRSIASAIPNARLVLFDGMAHDLPEALWDDIVGELKTTFAEVS